The Bdellovibrionales bacterium DNA segment ATGACGCCGATAGAGTGTGAAGAGATGGTACGAAACGCAGCATGAAATTTATGTCCGTTTTTTCGGGGGAAGATCAGGGAAAAGTGACATCGGTTTTAATAAGGCTATAAATTGTCCAGCTTGAGACCCTGAGAGTTTCTGCCACCTCCTTTACGGTGAGATAAGACTTATCTAACGGCCAGCGTGGCCTACAGTTTTGAGAATTTTGAGTCAAAGTAATCTCCTTTGTTTCTAAGATATTGTCGGCCGTGTTAATTTGCGGCCCTCTGATTTTTGGGTAGGGTTGGTTTAAAAGTTGCGGGTTAAGGCGTTCAAAGAGTTTTCTTAAGTAGATGGTTTCTCTTTTAATTGAGCCAAGAAAATAGACGTACTTATGCTTGGGTAAGAGGGAGCGTCTTAAGCAACGGCTTTGATGAGCCTTAGCCTGTTCTTTAACGGCACTAATGATTTCCCTGGGAATCTTTTCCCAAAGGATTTTGTCTCTAAGGCTCCACTTAGGTCCCCAAAGAATACCCAGTTCTTTTGCATACCGTTTAATTTGCGAAGACTTTCTGAACTGGCGATCTGAAAACCAACCTCTCTTAAGATTTAATGGATCTTGGTATTCGAATCTTGCTCCCGAAGTCTGTCCTAAATAAGTAAAGTTACAGGCTTGATAAATGGTTCCCAGTTCCCGAGCTTCGACATCACTATAGGCTGTAAAGAATCGAAAGCTCGAATGTTTCACCATCCAACGAATTGAAAACATAATAAGAGCTGATGCCAAGTTTTTAGGAGACCAGGAGATACAAGCACCACGGCTAATGAGTTTTTCAAGATGTCTTTGGTCTTTGCCTAAAAGATTTGAGAAGCTATTCGGAGTTGCCATAACCACCACTCCGGCCAACTTGCCTTTATAGGTAGCTATAAATCTATGAGTGGGACGGGTGGGCATTTTACCCAGCCATTCATGCTGATGAATGAATTTTTTAATCAGCTCGCAGGTGGTCTTATCTTCTTTAGGAATAAACTTGAATTCAAAATCTTTGATTCTCAGCTGGCTAGCTTGCTCATGGGTAAGATTAGAGTGTTTTAAATCGTATTTAGTATTTTTTAAGCGAATATCGTATTGCCAACAATGGGGTTTATTGTAGGCATGAACCTGGGGGAATAAGACTATTAAGAGTCCTTTCGTTAAAGTTGAGAATATGCATTTGGTCTTTAGGGCTTAGATATTTAGATTTTCTATAAAAACCTAATGAGTATTAAGATTTAGGGATCAATACAGATTGAGAGCTAGGTTGCATGTCGTAAAGCGGTTGAAACCTCAATAAATGACATTATTTAAGAACTATTTTTTCCTTTCTTAGATTATAAAAAGCCAAAGATGAGTTGCTATCAATCACTTCAGGTAAAGTGGAATAGAAAAATTTTGGCCAGTTTTTAGCCAAAACACTTTCTTCAATTTGCTGAATATGATTTAAAACTTTGCTATCTCTACAAATATAAAGAACTCCACCGATGGTGGGATTGGAATATAGTTTTTCAAAATATTTCCTGTAGCGCTCAGAGAATTTGATCGTGCGCTCATATTCCAAAGCAAACAAGTAAGACTGGTTCTGCTTTCGAATTTTTAAAATCGCGTCAAAGTTATGCAGTTTTAAATCACTTAAAAGCTCATCTTCTGGCAAGTTTATACCACTTCGTAAGACATTCTCAGAGTAGTAAGCCTCCACAGTGTCTAAACTTTCAAGTCTTTGTCGAATGTTCACCAAATCCAGATCATGGAGGATGCTGTTACTTTGCAGTTGTCCTCTCAAAAACGAATTGGGATCTATTCTTATGAAATCACGAAAGCTTTTAAGCGTCAGACTATAGACTAATCTGCCGCACAATTCTTTATTGTAATTCGCATATAAGTATCCAGATTTAATAAGAAGGTTAAGTCTTTTATAGAGCGCTTGATGACTTCTATTGTGATAAATATCTCTCGCAATTTGTGAAGACGTTGCTACTTTGTTTACGAACAAATAGGAAAAAAGTCTTTGCTCAATATCTCTTATGTGAAGAGAACCCTGCCCGTGCCTTGGCAAGGCTCTAGTCACTAGTCTCCACAAAAATATTTTTAAAGGAGTTCTGGTTTAAGGACTTCACATCATTCTTTAAAATAGGTTTAAACAGGAATCGATTTCCATTGGCGAAATCTTCTTTTAATCCATTACAAATGTGCTTGATCCTTTGCTCAGAAATTAGGGGAACTTGCACAGTAAACTGTTCACTTCCAAATTGCCAAATTCCTCGCCCAGGGATCATCGGAAGATCCATTGCGTCCTTACTTCCAAGCACTTGTAAAGATCCTTGGAGTGTATTCATTTTAAAGCACATCCGTGCAGAAATATTCTCTTGAATGACAGTATTGATAGATTCTTTGTTCACCTTTTGTGTAGCCAGGATGAGATGAATGCCAGCGGCTCGTCCTAGGCGGGCGATGGAGTTGGTAAGTCTTTGAGCTTTTTGCGATAGTTCGTAGTCATCATCAAACTTACTTTTATCGGCATAAAGCTCGCTGGCTTCATCAACAGCGATTAATAGGCGATCCATTTGATCTCGTTGAGGCTCAATGTTTTTATACCCTTTGGCTTCCAAATAGTGAAATCGTCTCTCCATTTCTTTACCTACAGTTTGTAGAAAATAAACTGCCTGTTGCAGGTCTTTTGCAATCCATACGTTGGGAGCTTGTTTAAAATCAGCTGCTTCTAGGCCTTTCTTAAGATCGATGAGAAAGATTTGAAGATATGAACTTGATTGCAGTAGTCCTGCAATTGTTTGTTTAAAGAAGACGGATTTTCCTCCTCCCGTACTGCCAGCAATGAGCATGTGGGGAAGATGTTTTAGATCTTGGCTGTGAAGGCAATGGCCTGTATCCCCAACATAAAATTGCTCTTCTTTTAATTTGCTTTCGATTTCATCAAAATGAATTACCTTAGGAATTCTTTTATTTGATAGTCCCAGTTCAATGATTGAGGGGTTTGAACCATTTTTAAGAAATTCAATTGGCTTTTGAAAAACAGCTTCTAATTCATTTCTTTTGTTTTCAAATTGATTAAGGCTTACGGAGTTTCCTTTAAATAAATATTTTTCTTCATCGTCATTAATTTTAAAATAGGATATGAGTTTTGGGGTTTCCCCCAATCCGTTGGTGAGACCAATAGTTTCAAATTGTTTTTGGATCTTTATCTTTTGGCGAATTAGTTTTGATCCAATGCTTATAATGTAAATCCATGAAATGCCTAGAAATAGTCCCCAGTAATGATAGGGCCATGGAATAGAGAATGACCAGGCGATGAATCTTTTATTAAAAACAACCGGCCAAAGCCAATGTAAGAATTTAAGATGAAGGCCTTTTAGCGTGGCCAGCATAGTTATCAAAAATCCACCGGTAAGGATTGCGAAGATTTTTAATAGCAGATGTCTTGGTTTCTTAAAGAACCCGACGAGTCCTTGATAGGTTAGTGCTGAGACTGTTTCTACGAGTTTTATAATTGTGTTTTCGAGATGATGAGATTGTTTATTTTTTACTTTCTTATTATTTTTATTCAATAATGCTCCCTATTGATCGTTATCAGAGAATTTTTAGCTTTTTGAGGCTGGGTTGCACGAGCCCCCTACTAATGTGAATTTTGGCCCATGGACCAGATGGTCCACCTGCGAAGTTTTTATTTAGACTTAATGAAGAAGCCTTAAGTTCAATTAAATAGATTTGGCAAATCTATTAGGTATATATAATATGCTGATATTGCCTTATTAGAGCAATAATGGCATAATAGATATATCTATGAATAGTTTAAAGGGAATAGGCGCTATATCACGAACACAACTCTCAGAGGTTATAAAAGCTTCTAAGGGAGGTATGACTGCTACGATAGTTGCTGCGACTTTAAATGTAACTCGTCAGGAGGCGGGTAGATTGCTATCGCGTTGGGCGAAAGCAGGTTGGTTAAGGCGCGTGAGGCGTGGCTTTTATTTATCTACACCATTGGAGGTTTCCCCAGAGGAGTTGGCGATTGAAAACCCTTGGGCTGTAGTCTCAAAAATATTTGAACCAGGGTACATTGGCGGATTTTCCGCAGTTAAGCATTGGGATTTGTCGGAACAAATTTTTGAAACAACCGTTTTTTGTACCACGAAACAATTTCGAAAGACGGATTTGAATTATTCAGGAATAAAAATCCATTTAAAAACAATAAAAGGATACAAATTATTCGGCACGAAATCTGTATGGTTAGATTCAGTAAAAGTTCTAATCTCAGATCCATCTAAAACAATGGTAGATATTTTGGACGACCCAGGATTGGGTGGCGGGATGAGAGTTGCCAAAGATTTCTTTGAGGCCTATATGGAATCAGAGTATAAGGATGTACCTCTTTTAATCGAGTACGCTCAGAAAATGAATAATAAAACAATATTCAAGCGACTGGGATTTCTCTTGGAAACTATAGGAGAGAAAGATCAGAGTGTGCTAGATAAACTAAGAGATAATATTTCAGCGGGATACTCAAAATTTGATCCAACAATAGAAAATAAGAGAATAATTAAAAAGTGGAATCTTAAAATTCCTGCTTCTTGGGAAAAAGAATATGATCGAAAAAAATGAAGTTCTTAAGCTGGCTCAAGAGTTAGGTCTTTCTCCAGATACAATCGAAAAAGATTACGTCTTGGGTTGGATGCTCCATGGAATATATAATCACCGAGAGCTGGGTAAGAAATGGCTATTTAAGGGTGGAACGAGTCTAAAAAAATGTTTTTTCGAAACCTTTAGATTTTCTGAAGACTTAGATTTTACCCTGACGACATCGTCACATCTGTCGGTAGAATTTCTCAGCAAAGCTTTTAACGAAGTCGCTGATCAACTCTATTCTGATACCGGAATAGAATTTTCGAAAGATAAGTTCAAATTTAAGGTTATTGCGAAAGAAGACGGAAAATTATCAGCGCAAGGAGTGATTCACTACAATGGTCCATTACGGCGTAAAGCAGGTGGTGTAGCCACAATTAAACTGGATCTTACGAATGATGAAATCATTGTTTTGGAATCTCAAAAGAAGAAAGTGGATCATCCTTATTCCGATGAACCAAAGGAAGGAATTTTTTCTCAGTGCTATGCTTTTGAAGAAGTCATTGCTGAGAAAGTAAGGGCCTTAGCCCAAAGAGCAAGACCAAGAGATGTTTATGATGTGGTTCATTTTTTCCGCAACAGGAATATGATTAATAATCCACAACTGGTTTTTAACGTTTTAAAGAAAAAATGCGCTTTTAAAAATATTGATGTTCCTACTTTTGCATTTATTGAAAAACACGAAAAATTACAGGAATTAGAGGGGCAGTGGGTGAATATGCTTGCTCACCAATTACCAAATCTACCTCCGCTTGAATCTTTTTGGAAAGACATAGAGCCCTTCTTTGAATGGCTTTATGGATCACTTCAAGAGGAAAAATTAGTATCTGCTTCAAAGCGTGTTGACGAACAAGTGTTCCAGCTGGGTCGAGTGGCGAATGCGTATAATATAGACTCCGTTCTACAAAGAATCCAATTTGCAGCAGCGAATAGAGTATGTGTTAAGCTTAAGTATAGTGGAAAAGAAAGAACAGTTGAGCCGCTGTCATTTAGACGAGCACAAAACGGCAATCGTTTGTTTTACGGATTTGAGCGTGAGGCAGACCATGCTAAGGCATATTCATTGTCAAAGATTGAGGGCGTACAAGTAACAAATCTGCCTTATTCTGAGAAGTATCCTGTGGAGATCAGTCCAACTGGGACAATTGCAATGCCTCCTGTTCGAAGACGACCAAAATAAAATACAGGAATGGCCGTTTAGTGGCCGATTATTTATAAATATTCAAAAAATACACTAAATCTATTTATCGAAGTATTATTTTAAGACACCTCATCTTGCCTAAAACAATAAGGGATTGCATAATTAAGTAGAGGATATGGCCGTGCTAGGGATTATGATCCTCGCGCGGGTGGACGTTGGACGGCGAAAGATCCGATTAGGTTTGATGGTGGTGATGTAAATCTTTATGGATACGTGTTGCAAGATCCTGTCAATGCCATAGATGAGATTGGAACTGGTCCCATCCTTTGCGGCGCGCTTGAGACTTTGTGGGGTGGAACAGCTGCAGTGATGTTTCAGAGAGATCTTAATAAGATTAGTAAACAGTTTCAAGATTTTAGAAAGAAAATTATGGCGATGGATATTTGCGAGGAAGACAAACTGGAAAAGCTAAATAGGCTTGATCAATGGAAAGTAAAAGAAATAAAGTCATTAGCATTGAGCTATGCAGAGCCGTCTATTGGCGTAACGGCAGCTCTTCTACTGACGTGCTTTTTGCCGACGATTTAGGAGTTTTCATGAAATTTCTTTTAGATTACTATCCCGATAAGAAAAAGCCTCTTAGTTTAAAAGGTTTTTTTAGGGGCTTGGCTTTCGATTTCGGATTTTTTTTATTAATTCTAAACATTTTCTTCTTTATAAATAACGAAATAGCGATTGCTTTGACTCTAGGATCTATATTTGTTGTTGTTTTCTCAATTATCGAAGTCTTTACTTGGGTCGTGGTAAAAATCCAGTCGAGTAAGTGAAAAAACAAAAATTGAGTTTGTGATGGCTAAGGAAAAACACTTTAATATTTCATATAACGTTGGAAATGTTTCTTTATCGTATCACAGACCTTTTCCAAGCTGAGCTGCCTTTTGTGATCGTGGGTGGGGTGGGTACGCCTTGGCTCTTCAAGGTTTAGTGCGTGCTACAGTGGGTGTGGACTTCGTTTTATCGCTCAAGCTTGCCGATTTAGAAAAGGCCGAGAAGTGTTTAGGTCAGTTAGGGCTTCGCTCTCGGCTTCCGATCAGCGCTCGAGATTTCTTTACCATGCGAAAAGAGTATATAGATCAGCGAAATCTCATCGCCTGGTCTTTTGTGGATTACATCAATCCTGCAAATCAGGTGGATATTCTTATCAATAAAAAAAATTCTGACTGAAGGCGGAAAAGATTCGCGTCGCCGGGCGTAGCCTTCCGGTGGCGAGTTTAAAGACTTTAATTGAGCTCGGGGAATATTCTTAAGGCGATCAAACTCAAGGCACGAGCCGACGGGAAAAAGT contains these protein-coding regions:
- a CDS encoding type IV toxin-antitoxin system AbiEi family antitoxin domain-containing protein — encoded protein: MNSLKGIGAISRTQLSEVIKASKGGMTATIVAATLNVTRQEAGRLLSRWAKAGWLRRVRRGFYLSTPLEVSPEELAIENPWAVVSKIFEPGYIGGFSAVKHWDLSEQIFETTVFCTTKQFRKTDLNYSGIKIHLKTIKGYKLFGTKSVWLDSVKVLISDPSKTMVDILDDPGLGGGMRVAKDFFEAYMESEYKDVPLLIEYAQKMNNKTIFKRLGFLLETIGEKDQSVLDKLRDNISAGYSKFDPTIENKRIIKKWNLKIPASWEKEYDRKK
- a CDS encoding nucleotidyl transferase AbiEii/AbiGii toxin family protein, which encodes MIEKNEVLKLAQELGLSPDTIEKDYVLGWMLHGIYNHRELGKKWLFKGGTSLKKCFFETFRFSEDLDFTLTTSSHLSVEFLSKAFNEVADQLYSDTGIEFSKDKFKFKVIAKEDGKLSAQGVIHYNGPLRRKAGGVATIKLDLTNDEIIVLESQKKKVDHPYSDEPKEGIFSQCYAFEEVIAEKVRALAQRARPRDVYDVVHFFRNRNMINNPQLVFNVLKKKCAFKNIDVPTFAFIEKHEKLQELEGQWVNMLAHQLPNLPPLESFWKDIEPFFEWLYGSLQEEKLVSASKRVDEQVFQLGRVANAYNIDSVLQRIQFAAANRVCVKLKYSGKERTVEPLSFRRAQNGNRLFYGFEREADHAKAYSLSKIEGVQVTNLPYSEKYPVEISPTGTIAMPPVRRRPK